A single window of Kitasatospora sp. HUAS MG31 DNA harbors:
- a CDS encoding MHYT domain-containing protein: MGSMHHFSFGWLTPTVSYLLACVGAALGLRCTLRALAATGTSRRNWLITAAAAIGSGIWTMHFVAMFGFTVDGSELRYDVPLTVLSLVVAVVVVGLGVFVVGYGRRRRPSLLVAGLTTGTGVAAMHYIGMAAVRIHGTLGYDPGTVGLSVLIAVGAATAALWAAVTIRNVVAAGGAALVMGVAVSCMHYTGMAAVHVEMHPARTELAGATPMQFVFPLAVGLGSFLFLTSAFVALSPTAQERAAYREAGELAIEEADFAELRRAA, from the coding sequence ATGGGATCGATGCACCACTTCAGCTTCGGCTGGCTCACCCCGACCGTCTCGTACCTGCTGGCCTGCGTGGGCGCGGCCCTCGGTCTGCGCTGCACCCTGCGCGCCCTGGCCGCCACCGGCACCTCGCGCCGCAACTGGCTGATCACGGCCGCCGCGGCGATCGGCTCCGGCATCTGGACCATGCACTTCGTGGCCATGTTCGGGTTCACCGTGGACGGCAGCGAACTGCGCTACGACGTCCCGCTCACCGTGCTCAGCCTGGTGGTGGCCGTGGTCGTGGTCGGCCTCGGCGTGTTCGTCGTCGGCTACGGCCGGCGCCGCAGGCCCAGTCTGCTGGTCGCCGGCCTCACCACCGGGACCGGGGTCGCCGCCATGCACTACATCGGCATGGCGGCCGTCCGGATCCACGGCACCCTCGGCTACGACCCCGGCACGGTCGGACTGTCCGTGCTGATCGCGGTCGGCGCCGCCACCGCCGCGCTCTGGGCCGCCGTCACCATCCGCAACGTGGTCGCGGCCGGCGGCGCCGCCCTGGTCATGGGCGTCGCGGTCTCCTGCATGCACTACACCGGCATGGCCGCCGTCCACGTCGAGATGCACCCCGCCCGGACCGAACTCGCCGGCGCCACCCCGATGCAGTTCGTCTTCCCGCTGGCCGTCGGGCTCGGCTCCTTCCTCTTCCTCACCTCCGCCTTCGTCGCCCTCTCCCCGACCGCCCAGGAGCGCGCCGCCTACCGCGAGGCCGGCGAACTCGCCATCGAGGAAGCCGACTTCGCCGAACTCCGCCGCGCGGCGTAG
- a CDS encoding antibiotic biosynthesis monooxygenase family protein produces MLQENKTWSSGNWQVNPSNVEEFVQAWRDFLGWTKEANEGFLGARLIQDLANPNHFVSFAAWESIDAMRAWQGSAGFTERFQACYALCEDMHSGGYELSVAV; encoded by the coding sequence ATGCTGCAGGAGAACAAGACCTGGTCCTCCGGGAACTGGCAGGTCAACCCGAGCAACGTCGAGGAGTTCGTGCAGGCGTGGCGGGACTTCCTCGGCTGGACCAAGGAGGCCAACGAGGGCTTCCTGGGCGCCCGGTTGATCCAGGACCTGGCGAACCCGAACCACTTCGTCTCCTTCGCCGCCTGGGAGAGCATCGACGCCATGCGGGCGTGGCAGGGCAGCGCGGGCTTCACCGAGCGCTTCCAGGCCTGCTACGCGCTCTGCGAGGACATGCACAGCGGCGGCTACGAGCTGTCCGTGGCGGTCTGA
- a CDS encoding nitrate- and nitrite sensing domain-containing protein has product MRERRGTPRTAPPAAPGTARGPVRPGPGGRRRGAHAGPPAREDRTESGRGPADTPRTLPAGLRPRTVRARIVALLMVPVVSVMALWAFATVTTAGEVRARLQARTIDAALLRPVEAAAAGLQAERAAAGQLLATPGAARESALREAAAATDRAVTPLALGPGYNRADAEGLGPEAAARVDALTTAVAALPDLRLRVLTRNAAWPEVYAAYGTAVDRALDVAGALTALRDDRAASDARVLLEFARSRELLAREDALLRAGQAAGRLAEDQHRDFAATVYARRLFERTSAADLRPADRTALQAVAAGADYQDLLRLEDAVRNAEDGKAAVAAVGADRWAVSADGVARALRTVSADAATAAAERSRPSAMGLSTPSGAAVLLGLAAVLASLLISVRIGSGLVAELTGLRNSALELAGRTLPATMRRLRAGEEVDPEADAPRQPPGEDEIGQVHGALETVRRAAVTAAVERAEVLSGVSGVFVNLARRSQVLVHRQLTLLDAMERRTEDPAELDDLFRLDHLTTRMRRHAEGLIILSGATPGRAWRRPVPLTDVVRAAVAEVEEYARVELHRMPRAAVGGHAVADLTHLIAELVENATGFSPPHTRVHIRGEQVGNGYALEIEDRGLGMGPEALADANRRIGAAEQLDLFDSDRLGLFVVSRLARRHQVRVALRPSAYGGTTAVVLLPTALLQTGADAEPEPVTVPAPAAVPPPAAVNAPEPVAAPAAAEPPVAPGLPAVPPGVRPIPFPGPARPVGPPSAVPASGTAAGTPAGPAAGETDGRLPRRVRQASLVPQLREAPARPQPRPRAAATPAGRSPEEARAAMSAFQQGWARGKEQRPSTFRADRGESR; this is encoded by the coding sequence ATGCGCGAACGCCGCGGCACCCCCCGTACCGCACCGCCGGCCGCCCCCGGCACCGCCCGCGGCCCGGTCCGACCCGGGCCCGGCGGACGGCGACGCGGCGCCCACGCCGGACCGCCCGCCCGGGAGGACCGGACCGAGAGCGGACGCGGCCCGGCCGACACCCCGCGGACCCTCCCGGCCGGACTGCGCCCGCGCACCGTCCGGGCCAGGATCGTGGCCCTGCTGATGGTCCCGGTGGTGTCCGTGATGGCCCTGTGGGCCTTCGCCACCGTCACCACCGCCGGCGAGGTCCGGGCCCGGCTCCAGGCCAGGACCATCGACGCCGCCCTGCTGCGGCCCGTCGAGGCGGCCGCCGCCGGACTCCAGGCCGAACGCGCCGCCGCCGGACAGCTGCTTGCCACCCCCGGCGCCGCCCGGGAGAGCGCCCTGCGCGAGGCCGCCGCCGCCACCGACCGGGCCGTCACCCCGCTCGCCCTCGGCCCCGGCTACAACCGCGCCGACGCCGAGGGCCTCGGCCCCGAGGCCGCCGCCCGGGTGGACGCCCTCACCACCGCCGTCGCCGCCCTCCCCGACCTGCGCCTGCGGGTCCTCACCCGCAACGCCGCCTGGCCCGAGGTGTACGCCGCCTACGGCACCGCCGTCGACCGCGCCCTGGACGTGGCCGGCGCCCTCACCGCGCTCCGCGACGACCGGGCCGCCTCCGACGCCCGGGTCCTGCTGGAGTTCGCCCGCTCCCGCGAACTGCTCGCCCGCGAGGACGCCCTGCTGCGGGCCGGCCAGGCCGCCGGCCGGCTCGCCGAGGACCAGCACCGCGACTTCGCCGCCACCGTGTACGCCCGCCGCCTCTTCGAACGGACCAGCGCCGCCGACCTGCGGCCCGCCGACCGGACCGCCCTGCAGGCCGTCGCCGCCGGCGCCGACTACCAGGACCTGCTCCGGCTGGAGGACGCGGTCAGGAACGCCGAGGACGGGAAGGCCGCGGTCGCCGCCGTCGGAGCCGACCGCTGGGCGGTCTCCGCGGACGGCGTCGCCCGCGCGCTGCGCACGGTCTCCGCCGACGCCGCCACGGCCGCCGCCGAACGCTCCCGGCCGTCCGCCATGGGCCTGTCCACCCCCTCCGGCGCCGCCGTGCTGCTGGGCCTGGCCGCCGTGCTCGCCTCGCTGCTGATCTCGGTCCGGATCGGCAGCGGCCTGGTCGCCGAACTGACCGGGCTGCGGAACTCGGCCCTGGAGCTGGCCGGCCGCACCCTCCCGGCCACCATGCGCCGGCTGCGGGCCGGCGAGGAGGTCGACCCGGAGGCCGACGCCCCGCGGCAGCCGCCCGGCGAGGACGAGATCGGACAGGTGCACGGCGCCCTGGAGACCGTACGGCGGGCCGCCGTCACCGCCGCGGTGGAACGGGCCGAGGTGCTCTCCGGCGTCTCCGGCGTGTTCGTCAACCTCGCCCGGCGCAGCCAGGTCCTGGTGCACCGCCAGCTCACCCTGCTGGACGCCATGGAACGCCGCACCGAGGACCCGGCGGAGCTCGACGACCTCTTCCGGCTCGACCACCTCACCACCCGGATGCGCCGCCACGCCGAGGGCCTGATCATCCTCTCCGGCGCCACCCCCGGCCGGGCCTGGCGGCGGCCCGTCCCGCTGACCGACGTGGTCCGCGCGGCCGTCGCCGAGGTCGAGGAGTACGCCAGGGTCGAGCTGCACCGGATGCCCAGGGCCGCGGTCGGCGGGCACGCCGTCGCCGACCTCACCCACCTGATCGCCGAACTGGTCGAGAACGCCACCGGGTTCTCGCCCCCGCACACCCGGGTGCACATCCGCGGCGAACAGGTCGGCAACGGCTACGCGCTGGAGATCGAGGACCGCGGCCTCGGCATGGGCCCCGAGGCGCTGGCCGACGCCAACCGCCGGATCGGGGCCGCCGAACAGCTCGACCTGTTCGACAGCGACCGGCTCGGGCTGTTCGTGGTCAGCCGGCTGGCCCGGCGGCACCAGGTCCGGGTGGCGCTGCGCCCCTCCGCGTACGGCGGGACCACCGCCGTGGTGCTGCTGCCCACCGCCCTGCTGCAGACCGGTGCGGACGCCGAGCCGGAGCCGGTGACCGTTCCCGCGCCGGCGGCCGTTCCCCCGCCGGCCGCCGTCAACGCACCCGAGCCCGTCGCGGCGCCCGCGGCCGCCGAGCCGCCGGTCGCGCCGGGTCTGCCGGCCGTCCCGCCGGGGGTGCGGCCGATCCCGTTCCCCGGCCCCGCCCGGCCGGTCGGCCCGCCGTCCGCCGTCCCCGCCTCCGGGACCGCCGCCGGAACCCCCGCCGGGCCCGCCGCCGGCGAGACCGACGGCCGGCTCCCGCGCCGGGTCCGGCAGGCCAGCCTGGTGCCCCAGCTGCGCGAGGCTCCGGCCCGTCCGCAGCCCCGGCCGCGGGCGGCCGCCACCCCCGCCGGGCGCAGCCCGGAGGAGGCCCGCGCGGCGATGTCCGCCTTCCAACAGGGCTGGGCGCGCGGCAAGGAGCAGCGCCCGTCCACCTTCCGCGCCGACCGAGGAGAGAGTCGATGA
- a CDS encoding roadblock/LC7 domain-containing protein, with protein MTTGTTHPAGELNWLLDELVSRVAQVRFAVMLSSDGLAMGTSAGLGREDGEHLAAVASGFHSLAKGAGRQFDAGEVRQTMVELERGYLLVAAAGEGTCLAVFSDADADLGLVAYEMARLVRRVGEHLYAAPRGTDGG; from the coding sequence ATGACCACCGGCACCACGCACCCCGCGGGCGAGCTCAACTGGCTGCTCGACGAGCTGGTCTCCCGGGTCGCCCAGGTGAGATTCGCCGTGATGCTCTCCTCGGACGGCCTGGCCATGGGCACCTCGGCCGGCCTGGGCCGGGAGGACGGCGAGCACCTCGCGGCGGTCGCCTCCGGCTTCCACAGCCTCGCCAAGGGCGCGGGCCGCCAGTTCGACGCCGGCGAGGTCCGGCAGACCATGGTCGAGCTGGAGCGCGGCTACCTGCTGGTGGCCGCCGCCGGCGAGGGCACCTGCCTGGCCGTGTTCTCCGACGCCGACGCCGATCTCGGCCTGGTGGCCTACGAGATGGCCCGGCTGGTCCGCCGGGTCGGCGAGCACCTGTACGCGGCACCGCGCGGCACGGACGGGGGGTGA
- a CDS encoding DUF742 domain-containing protein has translation MVRPYAVTGGRTRPGGAEFDLIALVVTAVPAEPEPPVGPEQGVILDLCRDNALSVAEIASALDLPLGVVRVLLGDLLETAFIRVSRPVPPALLPDEQVLKEVIDGLRAL, from the coding sequence ATGGTCCGCCCGTACGCCGTCACCGGGGGCCGGACCCGGCCCGGCGGGGCCGAGTTCGACCTGATCGCCCTGGTGGTCACCGCCGTGCCGGCCGAGCCGGAGCCGCCGGTCGGCCCGGAGCAGGGCGTGATCCTCGACCTGTGCCGGGACAACGCCCTGTCGGTGGCCGAGATCGCCTCCGCGCTGGACCTGCCGCTCGGCGTGGTGCGGGTGCTGCTGGGCGACCTGCTGGAGACCGCGTTCATCCGGGTCAGCCGGCCCGTCCCGCCCGCCCTGCTCCCCGACGAGCAGGTCCTGAAGGAGGTCATCGATGGACTCCGCGCCCTCTGA
- a CDS encoding GTP-binding protein — MDSAPSDSPVLALKILVAGGFGVGKTTLVGSVSEIRPLRTEERLTAAGEEVDDLDGVERKTTTTVAMDFGRITIREGLSVYLFGTPGQDRFWFLWDELAQGALGAVVLADTRRLTDCFPAVDFFEHRGIPFVVAVNQFAGTREYRPEEVARALDLDGGTPVVVCDARQRSSGKNVLVNLVEHAGRVHAARMLADVVRP, encoded by the coding sequence ATGGACTCCGCGCCCTCTGACAGCCCGGTGCTCGCCCTCAAGATCCTGGTGGCGGGCGGCTTCGGGGTGGGCAAGACCACCCTGGTCGGCTCGGTCAGCGAGATCCGTCCGCTGCGCACCGAGGAGCGGCTGACCGCGGCCGGGGAGGAGGTGGACGACCTGGACGGGGTGGAACGGAAGACCACCACCACGGTGGCCATGGACTTCGGCCGGATCACCATCCGCGAGGGCCTGTCGGTGTACCTGTTCGGCACCCCCGGGCAGGACCGGTTCTGGTTCCTGTGGGACGAGTTGGCGCAGGGCGCGCTCGGCGCGGTGGTGCTGGCGGACACCCGGCGGCTGACCGACTGCTTCCCCGCCGTGGACTTCTTCGAGCACCGGGGCATCCCGTTCGTGGTCGCGGTCAACCAGTTCGCCGGCACCCGGGAGTACCGGCCGGAGGAGGTGGCCCGGGCCCTCGACCTGGACGGCGGCACCCCGGTGGTGGTGTGCGACGCCCGGCAGCGGTCCTCCGGCAAGAACGTCCTGGTCAACCTGGTGGAGCACGCCGGACGCGTGCACGCGGCCCGGATGCTCGCCGACGTCGTCCGCCCGTAG
- the modA gene encoding molybdate ABC transporter substrate-binding protein: protein MTTTRRRTAVAATVLALAAGLTACGSGATPSNSPATADGTGAAKPTGAVTVFAAASLKGSFTDLGKKFEAANPGVKVTFNFGGSSALAQSIVSGAPADVFAAASPATMKTVTDAKAAAGDPKVFVRNTLEIAVPKGNPRHITGLKDLTGVKTALCAKEVPCGAAALKALEAGGVNLTPVTLEQDVKGALTKVELGEVDASLVYKTDVKADAAKIDGVSFPEAEKAVNDYPIAALAKAPNAAAAAAFVTYIRSAEAKQVLGEAGFQTP from the coding sequence ATGACCACCACCCGACGCCGCACCGCCGTCGCCGCCACCGTCCTCGCTCTCGCGGCCGGCCTGACCGCCTGCGGCAGCGGGGCCACGCCGTCGAACTCCCCGGCCACCGCCGACGGCACGGGCGCCGCCAAGCCCACCGGCGCGGTGACCGTGTTCGCGGCCGCCTCGCTCAAGGGGTCCTTCACCGACCTCGGCAAGAAGTTCGAGGCCGCCAACCCCGGAGTCAAGGTCACCTTCAACTTCGGCGGCAGCTCCGCGCTCGCCCAGTCCATCGTCTCCGGCGCCCCGGCCGACGTCTTCGCCGCCGCCAGCCCGGCCACCATGAAGACCGTCACCGACGCCAAGGCCGCCGCCGGCGACCCGAAGGTGTTCGTCCGCAACACCCTGGAGATCGCCGTCCCCAAGGGGAACCCCAGGCACATCACCGGCCTCAAGGACCTCACCGGCGTCAAGACCGCGCTCTGCGCCAAGGAGGTGCCCTGCGGCGCCGCCGCCCTCAAGGCCCTGGAGGCCGGCGGCGTGAACCTCACCCCGGTCACCCTGGAGCAGGACGTCAAGGGCGCCCTCACCAAGGTCGAACTGGGCGAGGTGGACGCCTCCCTCGTGTACAAGACCGACGTCAAGGCCGATGCTGCGAAGATCGACGGTGTGAGCTTCCCCGAGGCCGAGAAGGCCGTGAACGACTACCCGATCGCCGCCCTCGCCAAGGCGCCGAACGCCGCGGCCGCCGCCGCGTTCGTCACCTACATCCGGTCGGCGGAGGCC
- a CDS encoding cytochrome P450, giving the protein MPDTPIPGPPGLPLIGSLLDLKRDPLQAYRDARRDHGDVVRFTAGPPGLRSEFYMVFSPEGAQQVLATQSANFRKENAFYEEVRQSFGNGLLTSQDGDYQRQRRLVQPLFTRRRVDGYAEAIGIESEALAERWAAAVDGVVDAADEMSRFALRAVSRILFGQDVEAAIDAVRTNFPILGAYIRSRGFSPVRVPRTWPTPGNREALAAERALYAVCDRIIAERGGRGGSDDLLQLLAEARGEDGERLDPTELREQVLIFLLAGHETTATSLTFALHLLGRYPEEQKRAHAEVDALLGDGRRPTAEDFNELPVLTRVLKEAMRLFPAAPAIGRRAVADCVVDGTPIPGGSDVLVAPWVTHRHPDHWEDPERFDPDRFTPEREAARHRYAWFPFGGGPRACIGQHFSMLESVLGLAVLLRAFEVAALDLDVALGQGITLEARGPVRIRLTARR; this is encoded by the coding sequence ATGCCGGACACCCCCATACCCGGACCTCCGGGTCTCCCGCTGATCGGCTCGCTGCTGGACCTCAAGCGCGACCCGCTCCAGGCGTACCGGGACGCCCGTCGCGACCACGGGGACGTGGTGCGGTTCACGGCCGGGCCGCCCGGGCTGCGCTCCGAGTTCTACATGGTCTTCTCCCCCGAGGGCGCCCAGCAGGTGCTGGCCACCCAGTCGGCCAACTTCCGCAAGGAGAACGCCTTCTACGAGGAGGTCCGGCAGAGCTTCGGCAACGGCCTGCTGACCTCCCAGGACGGCGACTACCAGCGCCAGCGCCGCCTGGTGCAGCCGCTGTTCACCCGCCGCCGGGTGGACGGCTACGCGGAGGCGATCGGCATCGAGTCCGAGGCGCTGGCCGAGCGCTGGGCGGCGGCGGTGGACGGGGTGGTGGACGCCGCCGACGAGATGTCCCGGTTCGCGCTGCGCGCGGTCTCCCGGATCCTGTTCGGCCAGGACGTGGAGGCCGCCATCGACGCGGTCCGCACCAACTTCCCGATCCTGGGCGCCTACATCCGCTCCCGCGGCTTCTCCCCGGTGCGCGTCCCGCGGACCTGGCCCACCCCGGGCAACCGGGAGGCGCTGGCCGCCGAGCGGGCGCTGTACGCGGTCTGCGACCGGATCATCGCCGAGCGCGGCGGTCGCGGCGGCTCCGACGACCTGCTGCAACTGCTCGCCGAGGCCCGCGGCGAGGACGGCGAGCGGCTGGACCCGACCGAGCTGCGCGAGCAGGTGCTGATCTTCCTGCTGGCCGGTCACGAGACCACCGCCACCTCGCTCACCTTCGCCCTGCACCTGCTGGGCCGGTACCCCGAGGAGCAGAAGCGGGCCCACGCGGAGGTGGACGCGCTGCTCGGCGACGGCCGCCGCCCCACCGCCGAGGACTTCAACGAACTGCCCGTCCTCACCCGGGTGCTGAAGGAGGCCATGCGGCTCTTCCCGGCCGCCCCCGCGATCGGCCGCCGGGCCGTGGCGGACTGCGTGGTGGACGGCACCCCCATCCCGGGCGGCTCGGACGTGCTGGTGGCGCCCTGGGTGACGCACCGCCACCCCGACCACTGGGAGGACCCGGAGCGGTTCGACCCGGACCGGTTCACCCCCGAGCGGGAGGCGGCCCGGCACCGGTACGCCTGGTTCCCGTTCGGCGGCGGGCCCCGGGCCTGCATCGGCCAGCACTTCTCGATGCTGGAGTCGGTGCTCGGGCTGGCCGTCCTGCTGCGCGCCTTCGAGGTGGCGGCGCTGGACCTGGACGTGGCGCTCGGCCAGGGCATCACCCTGGAGGCCCGCGGACCGGTGCGGATCCGGCTGACCGCGCGCCGGTAG
- a CDS encoding RNA ligase (ATP): protein MSTLRVTAELLTIHEHPNADALELAQVGLYRAVVAKGAFRTGDAAVYIPEQAVLPAELIEELGLTGKLAGGNADRVKAVRLRGELSQGIVCRPRVLADTDLAAAAAAGLDFAELLGVTKWAPPVPTAMNGEVEAAPDLMPWVDIENLKRFPDVFEPGEPVVVTEKLHGSCCLVTYHADGGGVQVSSKGIGAQGLALKEDPKNLYWRAVRAYDIPAVAARLAERLGASRIGVFGEVFGAGVQDLTYGASGRAELPGYAAFDVSAVVDGQLRWLDAAELLDGELPLAPRLWSGPYRAETVLALAEGRETLSGRELHIREGVVVRPAVERHSPVLGGRAIAKVVGGAYLTRKGGTEYE, encoded by the coding sequence ATGTCCACACTGAGGGTCACGGCCGAGCTGCTGACCATCCACGAGCACCCGAACGCCGACGCGCTGGAGCTGGCCCAGGTGGGCCTGTACCGCGCGGTGGTGGCCAAGGGTGCGTTCCGGACCGGCGACGCCGCCGTCTACATCCCGGAGCAGGCGGTGCTGCCCGCCGAGCTGATCGAGGAGCTCGGCCTCACCGGCAAGCTGGCCGGAGGCAACGCCGACCGGGTCAAGGCGGTACGGCTGCGCGGAGAGCTCTCCCAGGGCATCGTCTGCCGGCCGCGGGTGCTCGCGGACACCGACCTGGCCGCCGCCGCGGCGGCCGGGCTGGACTTCGCCGAGCTGCTGGGCGTCACCAAGTGGGCGCCGCCGGTCCCGACCGCGATGAACGGCGAGGTCGAGGCGGCCCCGGACCTGATGCCCTGGGTGGACATCGAGAACCTCAAGCGGTTCCCGGACGTCTTCGAGCCGGGCGAGCCGGTGGTGGTCACCGAGAAGCTGCACGGCAGTTGCTGCCTGGTCACGTACCACGCGGACGGCGGCGGGGTGCAGGTCTCCTCCAAGGGGATCGGCGCCCAGGGGCTGGCGCTCAAGGAGGACCCGAAGAACCTGTACTGGCGCGCCGTCCGGGCGTACGACATCCCCGCGGTGGCCGCCCGGCTGGCCGAGCGGCTCGGCGCCTCCCGGATCGGCGTGTTCGGCGAGGTGTTCGGCGCCGGCGTCCAGGACCTGACCTACGGCGCCTCGGGCCGCGCCGAGCTGCCCGGCTACGCCGCGTTCGACGTCTCGGCCGTGGTCGACGGGCAGCTGCGCTGGCTGGACGCGGCCGAACTGCTCGACGGAGAACTGCCGTTGGCGCCCCGGTTGTGGAGCGGACCGTACCGGGCCGAGACCGTGCTGGCGCTGGCCGAGGGCCGAGAGACGCTGTCCGGGCGGGAGCTGCACATCCGCGAGGGCGTGGTGGTCCGCCCGGCGGTCGAGCGGCACAGCCCGGTGCTGGGCGGGCGGGCCATCGCCAAGGTGGTCGGCGGCGCGTACCTGACCCGCAAGGGCGGCACCGAGTACGAGTGA
- a CDS encoding ABC transporter substrate-binding protein, with protein sequence MARRSGPRRTTVAVLTAAALLLPAAAGCGGPADAAGDGTEYTVTTWAPADRPGVTALAEAIGRDLAARGGLNGHRLRVLTCDERDSAEGAAACARQAVDARAVAVIGAFGEHADGVMPVLEAAGIPYLGGYGMSGAEFSSPLSYPVSGGTPALIAGSGRQLVAAGCKQVALVRPDTRAGDTLTRYLSTALRPTGVRLVDVKTPEKDPDFQAVARQALGQDQRGGCVSNALDPERSLKLLDAYRRLAPRNTLLASVAGSVQQSVIESISGGNGALDGALATGWYPPATSKVWDDLRTVAGGDRRIDVSDLGVQTTWVAYQVFLQAADRIHSAGQPLTAKALRAQLDSGDSLDTGGATPPLNWGMTDMLPSAESPRLTNTWVTYQQIKGGRLTEQQSGFVDVRWVLTGGRPPA encoded by the coding sequence ATGGCGAGGCGGAGCGGACCACGGCGCACCACCGTGGCGGTACTGACGGCGGCGGCCCTGCTGCTGCCGGCCGCCGCGGGCTGCGGCGGGCCGGCGGACGCGGCCGGGGACGGCACCGAGTACACCGTGACGACCTGGGCGCCGGCCGACCGGCCGGGGGTGACCGCGCTCGCCGAGGCGATCGGCCGGGACCTCGCCGCCAGGGGCGGGCTGAACGGCCACCGGCTGCGGGTGCTCACCTGCGACGAGCGGGACAGCGCCGAGGGCGCCGCGGCCTGCGCCCGGCAGGCCGTCGACGCCCGGGCGGTCGCGGTGATCGGCGCCTTCGGCGAGCACGCCGACGGCGTGATGCCGGTCCTGGAGGCGGCCGGTATCCCGTACCTCGGCGGATACGGCATGTCCGGCGCCGAGTTCAGCAGCCCGCTGTCGTACCCGGTCTCCGGCGGCACCCCCGCGCTGATCGCCGGCAGCGGCCGCCAACTGGTGGCGGCCGGCTGCAAGCAGGTGGCCCTGGTCCGGCCGGACACCCGGGCCGGCGACACCCTCACCCGCTACCTGTCCACCGCGCTGCGGCCCACCGGGGTGCGGCTGGTGGACGTCAAGACCCCGGAGAAGGACCCGGACTTCCAGGCCGTCGCCCGGCAGGCGCTCGGCCAGGACCAGCGCGGCGGCTGCGTCAGCAACGCCCTCGACCCGGAGCGCAGCCTCAAGCTGCTGGACGCCTACCGCCGGCTCGCGCCGCGCAACACCCTGCTCGCCTCGGTGGCCGGCAGCGTCCAGCAGTCCGTCATCGAGTCCATCAGCGGCGGCAACGGCGCCCTGGACGGCGCCCTCGCCACCGGCTGGTACCCGCCCGCCACCTCCAAGGTCTGGGACGACCTGCGCACGGTGGCCGGCGGCGACCGCCGGATCGACGTCTCCGACCTCGGGGTGCAGACCACCTGGGTCGCCTACCAGGTGTTCCTCCAGGCGGCCGACCGGATCCACTCCGCCGGGCAGCCGCTCACCGCCAAGGCGCTGCGCGCCCAGCTGGACAGCGGCGACTCGCTGGACACCGGCGGCGCCACCCCGCCGCTCAACTGGGGCATGACCGACATGCTCCCGAGCGCCGAGTCGCCCCGGCTGACCAACACCTGGGTGACCTACCAGCAGATCAAGGGCGGCCGGCTCACCGAGCAGCAGAGCGGCTTCGTGGACGTCCGCTGGGTGCTCACCGGAGGCCGCCCGCCGGCCTGA